A single region of the Flavobacteriales bacterium genome encodes:
- a CDS encoding GIY-YIG nuclease family protein, with the protein MQYAVVDVETAGQSNKITEIAIYVYDDEKKEVVEEFSSLVNPECSIPSFITNLTGINDDMVAAAPRFFEIAKQVFTITENRVFVAHSVGFDYNVIRNEFKELGADFRRKKVCTVRLSRKIFPGKKSYSLGKLCESLDIPIFDRHRATGDAKATTILLERLLNHDDSEIVSETVKTRNKEGSLPPNLPKETFDNLPDQPGVYFMHNEEGKVIYVGKAKEIKSRIAGHFADNSISKLKFKNQIFDISYQITGSEFLALLVESVEIKNHFPEFNRAQKYTGTGYALCKYEDQNGVFRLEVVKSQKYLTNAIASFSNTVRARDFLQNLVNEHQLCGKMTGLQNTASACFDYHLGKCLGVCIKAETAEKYNQRVEKAIEGFTLQCGTYLVWLPGKTRFEKAFIYIENGIYKGYGFVDESTQANGILEMIESHLIPQKHNVDVQHILNSWLQKMHPSKIIKLENSPAME; encoded by the coding sequence ATGCAATATGCGGTGGTAGATGTGGAAACAGCAGGGCAATCGAATAAGATTACCGAAATTGCTATTTATGTTTACGACGATGAGAAAAAAGAGGTGGTGGAGGAGTTTTCCAGTCTCGTAAACCCGGAGTGTTCCATTCCAAGTTTTATTACCAATCTCACGGGCATTAATGATGATATGGTTGCTGCCGCTCCACGGTTTTTCGAAATTGCCAAACAGGTATTTACCATTACCGAAAATCGGGTTTTTGTGGCCCACAGTGTGGGTTTCGACTACAACGTTATTCGCAATGAGTTTAAAGAACTTGGGGCTGATTTTCGGCGAAAAAAGGTGTGTACCGTTCGATTGAGCCGAAAAATTTTTCCGGGAAAAAAATCGTACAGCTTGGGCAAATTATGCGAATCGCTCGACATACCGATTTTCGACCGACACCGTGCCACCGGTGATGCCAAAGCCACCACAATTTTGCTTGAAAGGTTGCTAAACCACGACGACTCCGAAATTGTTTCAGAAACTGTAAAAACACGAAACAAAGAGGGTAGTTTGCCGCCTAATTTACCCAAAGAAACCTTTGATAATCTACCCGACCAACCGGGTGTCTATTTTATGCATAATGAGGAAGGAAAGGTTATTTATGTGGGCAAAGCCAAGGAAATAAAAAGCCGCATTGCAGGTCATTTTGCTGATAATTCCATCAGTAAGCTCAAGTTTAAAAACCAAATTTTTGACATTTCGTACCAAATTACCGGGTCGGAATTTTTGGCCTTGTTGGTAGAGTCTGTTGAGATAAAAAATCATTTTCCAGAATTTAACCGTGCACAGAAATATACCGGAACGGGCTATGCTCTCTGCAAATACGAAGACCAGAATGGCGTGTTTCGGTTGGAGGTGGTTAAAAGCCAAAAATACCTTACCAACGCCATTGCCTCTTTTTCCAACACAGTGCGTGCCAGAGATTTTTTGCAAAATTTGGTAAACGAACATCAGCTTTGTGGCAAAATGACGGGTTTGCAAAACACGGCCAGTGCTTGTTTCGACTATCATTTGGGCAAATGCCTGGGGGTATGCATAAAGGCCGAAACGGCAGAAAAATACAACCAACGGGTGGAGAAAGCCATTGAGGGGTTTACGCTGCAGTGTGGCACCTATTTGGTTTGGCTTCCGGGCAAAACCAGGTTCGAGAAGGCTTTTATTTATATTGAAAATGGCATTTATAAAGGCTACGGTTTTGTGGATGAATCAACCCAGGCCAATGGTATTTTAGAAATGATAGAATCACATTTGATTCCGCAAAAACACAATGTAGATGTGCAACACATTCTTAATTCGTGGCTTCAAAAAATGCATCCTTCCAAAATAATAAAATTGGAAAATTCACCTGCAATGGAATGA
- the feoB gene encoding ferrous iron transport protein B — MSNTKSEIIVALCGNPNCGKSSIFNRLTGLNQKITNVPGTTIERKTGKFTLQNQKFRLIDTPGTYSIDPKSRDEEEALEIFNEQSDERPDLIVYVADANNLKRNLLFFSQLSELKIPIILLLNMWDVAVFKGIDIDVERLQNELGVKVLTTNARLGNGIDVLKAELVKPQFTSHFHFSEKRENDISQRFERISTLLNKTVKQKSQRELLTDKLDPILTHPIWGYAIFLLVLLIVFQSIFTLAEWPMNWIEYGFEGLKNLIGKTSLAPQIKSLLADGLVSGLAGVLVFIPQIAILIFFMSILEDTGYMARVSFIMDKILRGFGLNGKSVMPMLSGAACAIPAIMATRNIENWKDRIITILITPLMSCSARLPVYTLLISIAVPAQKVWGFVSLQALVLLAMYVIGTVAALVAALAFKYVVKAQGLNYFIMEMPIYHPPRWKNIWMTVWQKSKSFVLEAGKVIIIVSVLLWFLASYGPNNTGKIFKPTQTEQLETSYAGHFGKSIEPAIEPLGFNWKIGIALITSIAAREVFVGTMSTIYSVGSDDETTLKQKLLAEKNEAGKPAYGLATVFSLMIFYAFAMQCISTLAVVYKETKSLKWPIIQFAYMTGLAYLGSLVVFQIWG; from the coding sequence ATGAGCAACACTAAATCCGAAATAATCGTTGCTCTATGCGGCAATCCGAATTGCGGGAAAAGTTCTATTTTTAACCGACTTACCGGATTAAATCAAAAAATAACGAACGTTCCGGGTACCACCATCGAGCGAAAAACAGGAAAATTCACCCTTCAAAATCAGAAATTTCGATTAATCGACACCCCTGGCACATACAGCATTGACCCAAAGTCGAGAGATGAGGAGGAAGCACTTGAAATTTTTAATGAACAGTCTGACGAGAGACCTGATTTGATTGTTTATGTGGCAGATGCCAACAATCTAAAACGTAACCTATTATTCTTTAGTCAGTTGTCGGAGTTAAAAATCCCGATAATCCTGCTTTTGAATATGTGGGATGTGGCCGTTTTTAAAGGAATTGACATAGATGTAGAGCGGCTTCAAAATGAATTGGGTGTAAAAGTTTTAACAACAAATGCCCGATTGGGCAATGGTATAGACGTACTAAAGGCAGAGCTTGTCAAACCTCAGTTTACCTCTCATTTTCATTTTTCAGAAAAAAGGGAAAACGATATTTCCCAGAGATTTGAAAGGATATCAACCTTATTAAATAAAACGGTTAAACAAAAAAGCCAAAGAGAGCTGCTTACCGACAAACTCGACCCTATTTTGACACATCCTATTTGGGGTTATGCCATTTTTCTGTTGGTTTTGCTCATTGTTTTTCAAAGCATTTTTACGTTGGCCGAATGGCCAATGAACTGGATAGAGTATGGTTTTGAAGGGCTAAAAAATCTTATCGGCAAGACATCGCTTGCTCCGCAAATAAAAAGTTTATTGGCCGATGGGTTGGTTTCCGGTTTGGCAGGAGTTTTAGTGTTTATTCCTCAAATTGCCATTCTTATATTTTTTATGTCTATTCTGGAAGATACGGGCTATATGGCTCGTGTAAGTTTTATTATGGATAAAATACTTCGAGGATTTGGATTGAATGGAAAATCCGTAATGCCGATGCTCAGCGGTGCAGCTTGTGCTATTCCGGCCATTATGGCCACTAGGAATATTGAAAATTGGAAGGACAGGATTATTACCATATTGATTACTCCGTTAATGAGTTGTTCTGCTCGACTTCCGGTTTATACCCTGCTTATTTCCATTGCAGTTCCGGCTCAAAAGGTATGGGGTTTTGTAAGTTTACAAGCGTTGGTCTTGCTGGCCATGTATGTTATCGGCACTGTGGCAGCTCTTGTTGCAGCATTGGCTTTTAAATATGTGGTAAAGGCTCAAGGGTTGAATTACTTTATAATGGAGATGCCCATTTATCATCCTCCGCGATGGAAGAATATCTGGATGACGGTGTGGCAAAAAAGTAAAAGTTTCGTGCTGGAGGCGGGCAAAGTTATAATCATAGTTTCTGTTCTTCTTTGGTTTTTAGCGAGTTATGGCCCCAACAATACCGGCAAAATATTCAAACCAACTCAAACCGAGCAGCTCGAAACCTCGTATGCAGGGCATTTCGGGAAAAGCATTGAACCAGCCATCGAACCTTTAGGTTTCAACTGGAAGATTGGAATAGCATTAATCACATCTATTGCCGCAAGAGAGGTATTTGTTGGCACCATGAGTACTATTTATAGTGTGGGCAGCGATGATGAAACAACACTAAAGCAGAAATTATTGGCAGAGAAAAATGAAGCCGGAAAACCAGCTTATGGTTTGGCTACGGTGTTTTCATTAATGATTTTTTACGCTTTTGCCATGCAGTGTATAAGCACATTGGCAGTAGTATATAAAGAAACCAAAAGCCTTAAATGGCCTATCATACAATTTGCCTATATGACAGGACTAGCCTATTTGGGGAGTTTAGTTGTATTTCAAATTTGGGGTTGA
- a CDS encoding gliding motility-associated C-terminal domain-containing protein encodes MRVLKTVFSIFLVIQSWNCFAISEPQPTQSPDFLFEENKGQFHENVLFRCRLPNGYLFLERARLTYLFQNQDDKRAIMEAIHEHDFDNRNTEFVQRQHSIKIDFINADNTAKVQGFQPENYYHNYFVGSNRSNWATEVKLYKRVVYKNIYPNVDLVFYTDANGTLKYDWKISNGGKAENIRLKFDGHEQINLVGDSLFVHTSCGNLIETPPILKANNEDEKLPACHFSVSQNELSYCIENQQNLLEFVIDPALIFSTYSGSRGDNFGFTATYDSRSHLYAGGITDGDQGNYPVTTGAFQTTYGGGLGRPDVYLSCDISISKYDSAGTTLLWATYLGGADDDYPHSLVVNQDDELYVMGTTYSKNFPMSLSGYDTSYNGNADIIISKLSADGKKLLGSTYIGGSGIDGLNRHADLRYNYADDFRGDIIPDENKNVYVASCTRSSDFPLIDAVDSTIASQEGCFMQFNSDLSVLKWSSFLGGSKADALYSIKVDLDSSIYVGGGTSSDDIETTSNAFEKNAPGNVDGYVAVIDRKNKKITSLSYWGTSQYDQIYFIDLNKDFGNVFVAGQTTGNINPSAGVYGQPNKSQFIAKLEADLSNLKWQTSFGARDNQVDISPSAFLVDNCEHIYMSGWGSNTHPDMHPGSTANLPISSNAVQKTTDDNDFYLLVLDKDAQSLLYATYFGGDSSHDHVDGGTSRFDKRGVVYQSVCSSCPQVSGAPGFQDFPVTPNAAFTKNVSPRCSNASFKIDLQIRTDVDAYFVPNPVLGCSPLTVNFDNRSRVVQKFIWDFGDGTKDSTSLNPFHVYTEPGDYEITLTVIDSNTCNISDIFKRQIKVLGNPKAAFEFEIDPCSYEVQFETNVEAIDYFWNLGDGNTETKQKFNYQFEPGSANFVTLYVNKGTVCEDSITKEINVANAAARDVFIPNIFTPNGDKLNDFYCIDGLLNGCDKFEIWIYNRWGERVFHTTDMNECWDGKSSSSAAIYPGGTYFYIIQITEAEYSTISEEAKKKYKISGVVTLVGE; translated from the coding sequence ATGCGAGTCTTAAAAACAGTTTTTTCGATTTTTTTGGTAATCCAATCGTGGAATTGTTTTGCTATTTCAGAACCCCAACCGACTCAAAGTCCAGATTTTCTGTTTGAAGAAAACAAAGGCCAGTTTCATGAAAATGTTCTTTTTAGATGCCGATTGCCAAACGGTTATTTGTTCTTGGAACGTGCGAGATTAACCTATCTTTTTCAAAATCAGGATGATAAACGAGCTATCATGGAGGCCATTCATGAGCATGATTTCGACAATAGAAATACTGAATTTGTGCAGCGACAGCACAGCATAAAAATTGATTTTATAAATGCCGATAATACGGCCAAAGTTCAGGGTTTTCAACCTGAAAATTATTACCACAATTATTTTGTTGGAAGTAATAGAAGTAATTGGGCAACAGAGGTAAAACTTTATAAAAGAGTAGTTTATAAAAATATTTATCCAAACGTAGATTTGGTTTTTTATACAGATGCAAATGGAACATTAAAATATGACTGGAAAATTTCAAACGGTGGGAAAGCGGAAAACATTCGATTGAAATTTGACGGACATGAACAAATAAATCTGGTCGGAGACAGTCTTTTTGTTCATACTTCTTGCGGAAACTTGATAGAAACTCCACCCATTTTAAAAGCAAATAATGAGGATGAAAAATTGCCAGCTTGCCACTTTTCAGTAAGTCAAAATGAGCTTTCCTATTGCATCGAAAATCAACAAAACTTGTTAGAATTTGTCATTGACCCTGCGTTAATTTTTTCTACTTATTCAGGCTCGCGTGGCGACAATTTTGGTTTTACCGCAACGTATGATTCTCGCAGCCACCTCTATGCCGGAGGAATAACAGATGGTGACCAAGGAAATTATCCGGTAACAACCGGGGCGTTTCAAACCACCTATGGCGGCGGGCTTGGCCGACCCGATGTCTATCTTTCGTGTGATATTAGCATAAGCAAATATGATTCGGCGGGAACAACCCTGCTTTGGGCGACCTATTTGGGTGGGGCTGATGATGACTACCCACATAGTTTGGTGGTAAATCAGGATGATGAACTGTACGTAATGGGAACCACCTATTCCAAGAATTTTCCAATGTCTCTATCAGGGTATGATACTTCATATAATGGTAATGCAGATATAATTATCTCAAAACTTTCGGCAGATGGGAAAAAACTTTTAGGCTCTACATACATTGGTGGCTCAGGAATTGACGGGCTTAATCGGCACGCCGATTTACGATATAATTATGCCGATGACTTTAGGGGAGATATAATTCCGGATGAGAATAAAAATGTGTATGTGGCCAGTTGCACACGTTCCTCTGATTTTCCGTTGATAGATGCCGTTGATAGCACCATTGCTTCACAAGAGGGGTGCTTTATGCAGTTTAATAGTGATTTGTCGGTTTTAAAATGGTCGAGTTTTTTAGGTGGTTCAAAGGCCGATGCTCTGTATAGTATTAAAGTGGATTTGGATAGCTCTATCTATGTAGGTGGAGGCACATCCAGCGATGATATAGAAACAACCTCCAATGCTTTCGAGAAAAACGCTCCCGGCAATGTGGACGGCTATGTAGCAGTCATCGATAGAAAAAACAAAAAAATAACTTCGCTTAGTTATTGGGGAACTTCACAATACGACCAAATCTATTTTATTGATTTGAATAAAGATTTTGGAAATGTGTTTGTGGCTGGTCAAACAACCGGAAACATTAACCCGAGTGCAGGTGTTTATGGTCAACCAAATAAAAGTCAGTTTATTGCCAAATTGGAGGCTGATTTATCCAACCTAAAATGGCAAACTTCGTTTGGTGCAAGAGATAATCAGGTTGACATTTCTCCAAGTGCTTTTTTGGTTGATAATTGTGAGCATATCTATATGAGTGGCTGGGGAAGCAATACGCACCCGGATATGCACCCTGGTTCCACGGCAAATCTTCCCATTTCTTCCAATGCCGTGCAAAAAACCACAGACGACAACGATTTTTATTTACTGGTGTTGGATAAAGATGCTCAAAGCTTACTGTATGCCACCTATTTTGGTGGTGATAGCAGTCATGATCATGTGGACGGAGGTACCAGCCGTTTTGATAAAAGGGGGGTGGTTTATCAGTCGGTTTGCTCCAGCTGCCCACAAGTGTCAGGAGCTCCGGGATTTCAGGATTTTCCGGTAACACCCAATGCCGCTTTTACAAAAAATGTAAGCCCCAGGTGCAGCAATGCCAGTTTTAAAATCGATTTGCAAATTCGCACTGATGTTGATGCCTATTTCGTACCCAATCCTGTGTTGGGTTGTTCGCCATTAACGGTAAATTTTGATAATCGAAGCCGTGTGGTTCAAAAGTTTATTTGGGATTTTGGCGACGGTACTAAAGATAGCACCTCGCTCAACCCTTTTCATGTTTATACAGAACCGGGCGATTATGAAATTACCCTTACCGTTATTGATTCGAATACATGCAATATCTCAGATATTTTTAAACGTCAAATCAAGGTTTTGGGCAATCCCAAAGCAGCGTTTGAATTTGAAATTGACCCTTGTAGCTACGAAGTGCAGTTTGAAACCAACGTTGAGGCCATTGATTATTTTTGGAATTTGGGTGATGGAAATACCGAAACAAAACAGAAATTTAATTACCAATTCGAACCGGGTTCGGCCAATTTTGTCACACTTTACGTAAATAAAGGGACAGTTTGTGAAGATTCTATCACCAAAGAAATTAATGTGGCAAACGCGGCAGCCAGGGATGTTTTTATACCAAATATTTTTACCCCAAACGGCGACAAATTGAATGATTTTTATTGCATAGATGGTTTGTTAAACGGTTGCGACAAATTTGAAATTTGGATTTATAACCGGTGGGGAGAGCGGGTGTTTCACACAACAGATATGAACGAATGTTGGGATGGCAAATCGAGTTCCAGTGCGGCCATCTATCCGGGAGGCACATACTTCTACATTATCCAAATAACCGAAGCTGAATACTCCACTATTTCTGAGGAGGCAAAGAAAAAATACAAAATCAGCGGGGTGGTAACGTTAGTAGGGGAATAA
- a CDS encoding ferrous iron transport protein A: MLLAELKRGQRAIIKEVLTSAFGNKLMEMGCHPGVEIKLLMPAPFGDPLAFDVGGYCLSMRKSEAQFVEVELIDEQH; this comes from the coding sequence ATGCTATTGGCAGAACTTAAAAGAGGACAACGGGCTATTATTAAGGAGGTATTGACCTCAGCATTTGGTAATAAACTCATGGAGATGGGATGCCATCCGGGGGTGGAAATAAAACTGCTGATGCCCGCACCTTTTGGCGATCCGTTGGCCTTTGACGTAGGCGGATATTGCCTGAGCATGCGAAAATCGGAGGCTCAATTTGTTGAAGTTGAATTGATTGATGAGCAACACTAA
- a CDS encoding RNA polymerase sigma factor — MVEGANEEKKLISRIVGGETQLFAKIVDAHKSRVAVCFKMLKDDLLAEEVGHETFVRLYKSLHKFKHESSLATYLTRIAMNLCLNKLEQIKRNQSRYVELDDAPKNVYDTAKNIQTALGIKQTVERCLDVLKPEAKAVVVMRMIEGYSVKETADILGMAEGTVMSKLSRAMEKMKEVLIKLNYNG, encoded by the coding sequence ATGGTTGAAGGTGCAAACGAAGAGAAAAAACTGATTTCCCGCATTGTTGGCGGCGAAACGCAGTTGTTTGCCAAAATCGTGGATGCACACAAATCGAGAGTGGCGGTGTGTTTTAAGATGCTGAAAGATGATTTATTGGCCGAAGAAGTTGGTCATGAAACATTTGTGAGGTTGTATAAATCATTACACAAGTTTAAACACGAAAGTTCGCTGGCTACTTACCTGACACGTATAGCTATGAATTTATGCCTGAATAAATTAGAACAAATTAAACGCAACCAATCTCGATATGTTGAGTTGGATGATGCACCAAAAAATGTGTACGACACTGCGAAAAACATCCAAACGGCCTTAGGCATAAAACAAACTGTAGAACGGTGTTTGGATGTGCTAAAACCGGAGGCAAAAGCAGTAGTAGTAATGCGAATGATAGAAGGGTATTCGGTAAAAGAAACAGCCGATATATTGGGAATGGCAGAGGGAACGGTAATGTCTAAACTTAGCAGAGCAATGGAAAAAATGAAAGAAGTATTGATTAAGTTGAATTACAATGGATGA
- the tnpA gene encoding IS200/IS605 family transposase, producing MTVGTFSQIYVQIVFAVKGRESLIQSSWEDELYKYITGIIQNKGQKVISINGMPDHIHILIGMKPICSLSDLVREVKKSSNKFIKEKKFVKGNFQWQEGYGAFSYNHSALENVITYINNQKEHHKKRTFREEYIDFLEKFRVEYKEEYLPE from the coding sequence ATGACGGTTGGGACATTTTCACAGATATATGTACAAATAGTTTTTGCGGTAAAAGGCAGAGAAAGCCTTATTCAATCTTCATGGGAAGATGAATTGTATAAATACATAACCGGAATAATCCAAAATAAGGGCCAAAAGGTTATTTCCATTAATGGTATGCCAGACCATATCCACATTTTAATTGGTATGAAGCCAATATGCAGTCTATCCGATTTGGTTCGGGAAGTTAAGAAATCAAGTAATAAATTTATAAAGGAAAAGAAATTTGTGAAGGGAAATTTTCAATGGCAGGAAGGGTACGGTGCTTTTTCGTATAATCATTCGGCTTTGGAAAATGTTATAACGTATATAAATAACCAAAAGGAACATCACAAAAAGCGGACATTTCGGGAAGAATATATCGACTTTTTAGAAAAATTTCGGGTGGAATACAAAGAGGAATATTTGCCTGAGTGA
- the sucD gene encoding succinate--CoA ligase subunit alpha: MSVLVNKNSKVIVQGFTGSEGSFHAGQMIEYGTNVVGGVTPGKGGQTHLDKPVFNTVKEAVDNTEADVSIIFVPPAFAADAIMEAADAGIKVIICITEGIPTKDMITVKHYLTDRNVRMIGPNCPGVMTAGEAKVGIMPGFIFKPGRIGIVSKSGTLTYEAVDQITKAGLGQSTAIGIGGDPIIGTSTKEAVEMLMNDPETDGIIMIGEIGGSMEAEAARWIKEFGTKPVVGFIAGETAPKGRRMGHAGAIVGGKDDTAAAKKAIMRSCGIHVVDSPAEIGAKMAELVG, translated from the coding sequence ATGAGTGTTTTAGTTAATAAAAATTCAAAAGTCATTGTTCAAGGATTTACCGGAAGTGAAGGCTCTTTTCATGCCGGACAGATGATAGAATACGGAACCAACGTTGTGGGCGGCGTAACCCCCGGCAAAGGTGGACAAACTCATTTGGACAAACCTGTTTTTAATACGGTTAAAGAAGCGGTGGACAACACCGAAGCAGATGTTTCCATCATTTTTGTTCCACCGGCCTTTGCTGCCGATGCCATTATGGAAGCTGCTGATGCAGGTATAAAAGTTATTATTTGTATTACGGAAGGAATACCAACCAAAGACATGATAACCGTAAAACATTATTTAACCGACCGAAACGTGCGTATGATTGGTCCAAACTGTCCAGGAGTTATGACGGCAGGAGAGGCAAAAGTGGGCATAATGCCCGGCTTTATTTTTAAACCCGGAAGAATTGGAATTGTATCAAAATCTGGCACATTGACTTATGAGGCAGTTGACCAAATAACCAAAGCCGGACTTGGACAATCTACAGCCATAGGTATAGGTGGAGACCCTATTATTGGCACATCAACCAAAGAAGCCGTTGAAATGTTGATGAACGACCCTGAAACTGACGGCATTATTATGATTGGCGAAATCGGCGGCAGTATGGAAGCCGAAGCAGCCCGTTGGATAAAAGAATTTGGCACCAAACCTGTGGTTGGTTTTATTGCCGGAGAAACTGCACCAAAAGGTAGAAGAATGGGTCATGCTGGAGCTATTGTGGGTGGCAAAGACGACACGGCTGCGGCCAAAAAAGCCATTATGCGTTCATGCGGCATTCACGTGGTTGACTCGCCCGCCGAAATTGGAGCTAAAATGGCGGAGTTAGTAGGTTAA
- a CDS encoding CPBP family intramembrane metalloprotease, with translation MTISNNTRIFEITAAFLTALGKFLFVDFLGWRFTFTTVAILFWVSYVFIRYRQNHEILAYWGFSKNNFREVVIKLLPFAAISLIACFAIGYIRQTINISWHIIPILILYPLWGVIQQFLLVGLIAGNLKDFEGQPLKDIYIIFVSSICFAAIHYPYYWLIVGTFVLALIYSSIYLKKRNLYALGLFHGLLGALFFYTVVNRDPFLEMFGNLLNLK, from the coding sequence ATGACCATTTCAAACAACACCCGCATTTTTGAGATAACTGCGGCCTTTTTGACGGCTTTGGGCAAATTTCTGTTTGTCGATTTTTTGGGCTGGAGATTTACATTCACCACTGTAGCCATTCTTTTTTGGGTGAGTTATGTTTTTATTCGATACCGTCAAAATCATGAAATTTTGGCCTATTGGGGGTTTTCCAAAAACAATTTTCGAGAGGTGGTTATTAAACTTCTTCCGTTTGCAGCTATTTCTTTGATTGCCTGTTTTGCCATTGGTTACATCCGGCAAACAATCAATATCTCATGGCATATTATCCCAATTTTAATACTCTACCCCCTTTGGGGTGTTATACAACAATTTCTTTTAGTTGGTCTTATTGCAGGCAATTTGAAAGATTTTGAGGGTCAACCCTTGAAGGATATTTACATCATCTTTGTTTCTTCAATATGTTTTGCAGCCATCCATTATCCGTATTACTGGTTGATAGTCGGGACATTTGTTTTGGCATTGATTTATTCCAGCATTTATCTCAAAAAAAGAAACCTCTATGCCTTAGGGTTATTTCACGGCCTGCTGGGTGCACTTTTCTTTTACACAGTAGTGAATAGAGACCCTTTTTTGGAAATGTTTGGCAACCTGCTGAATTTGAAATGA
- the lysS gene encoding lysine--tRNA ligase, giving the protein MALNEQQIQRRESLKKLRELGIEPYPAEEFVVSHNSDEIKKVADDKPDAKVEVSFAGRIMVRRIMGKASFAAIQDQYGRIQAYINRDEICVDEDKTLYNEVFKRLLDIGDIIGVKGYIFKTQTGETSIHVSELKVLSKSLNPLPMPKEADGKVFDAFTDPEARYRMRYVDLIVNPKVKNTFLARTKTIKTMRNYLEEKGYLEVETPILQSIPGGAAARPFITHHNALDIPLYLRIANELYLKRLIVGGFEGVFEFAKDFRNEGMDKTHNPEFTQMELYVAYKDYNWMMDMTEDLLRTICKEVTGGEKIKFGENEIDFGKAFDRLTIFGAIKKYTGVDLSEMTEDEIRKTAKELGVEVDESMGAGKMIDEIFGEKCEHHLVQPTFIMDYPVSMSPLTKKHRGNPNLTERFELIINRKEIANCYSELNDPIDQRERFEEQTKLLERGDDEAMFIDHDFLRALEYGMPPTAGIGIGIDRLVMLLTNNESIQEVLFFPQMRPEKVSKEDSAEKFEEIGVPIEWVDHLKKMGYATVELLKKEENAGKLAQSLNGYRKKNKLEIAALNPEAVAIWLG; this is encoded by the coding sequence ATGGCTTTAAACGAGCAGCAAATACAACGTCGTGAATCGTTAAAAAAACTTCGGGAACTGGGCATAGAACCCTATCCGGCAGAAGAATTTGTGGTGTCTCATAATTCAGACGAAATAAAAAAAGTGGCTGATGATAAACCGGATGCAAAAGTGGAGGTTTCATTTGCGGGTCGCATCATGGTTCGTCGCATTATGGGTAAAGCCAGTTTTGCTGCAATACAAGACCAATATGGTCGAATTCAAGCCTACATAAATCGTGACGAAATTTGTGTGGACGAAGATAAAACACTCTATAATGAAGTGTTTAAGCGACTGCTTGATATAGGCGATATTATTGGCGTTAAGGGCTACATTTTTAAAACTCAAACGGGAGAAACTTCTATTCATGTGAGCGAACTGAAGGTATTGAGCAAATCATTAAATCCGTTGCCCATGCCCAAAGAAGCCGACGGAAAAGTATTTGACGCTTTTACTGACCCCGAGGCTCGATACCGAATGCGGTATGTGGATTTGATAGTAAACCCAAAAGTAAAAAACACCTTTTTAGCCCGAACCAAAACAATCAAAACCATGCGAAATTATCTAGAAGAAAAAGGCTATTTGGAAGTGGAAACCCCCATTTTGCAGAGCATTCCAGGTGGAGCAGCGGCTCGTCCGTTCATAACGCATCATAATGCGTTAGATATTCCGCTTTATTTGAGAATTGCCAACGAATTGTATTTAAAACGATTGATTGTTGGTGGATTTGAAGGTGTATTTGAATTTGCAAAAGATTTCAGAAACGAAGGGATGGACAAAACCCATAATCCTGAGTTTACGCAAATGGAGCTTTATGTGGCCTATAAAGATTATAACTGGATGATGGACATGACCGAAGATTTGCTGCGAACCATTTGCAAAGAGGTAACCGGAGGCGAAAAGATTAAATTTGGAGAAAACGAAATTGACTTTGGAAAAGCCTTCGACCGTTTGACCATTTTTGGTGCCATCAAAAAATATACTGGTGTTGATTTGTCGGAAATGACCGAAGATGAGATTAGAAAAACGGCCAAAGAATTGGGTGTGGAAGTGGACGAAAGCATGGGTGCGGGCAAGATGATTGACGAAATTTTTGGCGAAAAATGCGAACACCATTTGGTGCAGCCAACCTTTATCATGGATTACCCGGTTAGTATGAGTCCTCTTACAAAAAAACACAGAGGCAACCCCAATCTTACCGAACGGTTTGAATTAATCATAAATCGAAAAGAAATTGCCAATTGCTATAGCGAGTTGAACGACCCCATAGACCAACGGGAACGGTTTGAAGAACAAACAAAATTGCTGGAGCGTGGTGACGACGAAGCCATGTTTATCGACCACGACTTTTTGAGAGCATTAGAATATGGTATGCCACCAACTGCCGGAATAGGCATCGGTATAGACCGTTTGGTTATGCTATTAACCAACAACGAGAGCATACAAGAAGTACTTTTCTTCCCTCAAATGCGGCCAGAAAAGGTTTCAAAAGAAGACTCGGCAGAAAAATTTGAAGAAATTGGAGTTCCTATTGAATGGGTTGACCATCTCAAAAAAATGGGATATGCCACGGTAGAACTTCTCAAAAAAGAAGAAAACGCCGGAAAATTAGCCCAATCTTTGAACGGATACCGAAAAAAGAACAAATTAGAAATAGCTGCTTTAAACCCAGAAGCCGTGGCCATCTGGTTAGGATAG